From Solidesulfovibrio sp., a single genomic window includes:
- a CDS encoding serine hydrolase → MPFWRVSPVRAALGACLLLLAVVCRPGSARADWLADLRAYAASAMDEFGTPGWAMVIVVNDVVILAEGHGLLRSDAPAPVDADSLFLLGSTTKGFTAGLIASLVDQNLLAWDTLVKDKLPEFRMADPDVTAQFAVDDLLAHRSGMPEDALTLMEFLNYPTQTRLRGMRFVTPVTSFRASYAYQNVTFTTASRLAETVTGQSFEASLKANLFDKLGMTRSCASQATVVQMDNVAVNHLKLTSGYWPIPSDWFWFQAQDRAMGAVAVRSSANDLGQWLRFNLSQGRLGTSRVVAQEAMRHLQAPKILMNPWTNLGMSTHWGPMSYCSGWMRVDFSPQPILFHEGAAMGSASAILLAPDANVGIAVLSNVTGGSIPADKIVLKFYELYFGSSPAATRQLLGTLEQLRPDAPALVSAPAAPGEAATPARPLPAYCGAYSNPAYGVFPVSLAGDHLEMTMGPNQYTASLVSTGGDAFSAIMPGYPQGNVPQIVMPVVFEFASGGPVVAKLGPMYHGPQEVFTRIAPGVPANALLLDQN, encoded by the coding sequence ATGCCGTTTTGGAGAGTCTCGCCTGTTCGGGCCGCGCTTGGGGCTTGCCTGCTGCTTCTGGCGGTGGTTTGCCGTCCCGGCTCGGCCCGGGCCGACTGGCTGGCCGACTTGCGGGCCTATGCCGCCAGCGCCATGGACGAATTCGGCACCCCGGGCTGGGCCATGGTCATCGTCGTCAACGACGTGGTGATCCTGGCCGAGGGGCATGGCCTGTTGCGCTCGGATGCCCCGGCGCCGGTCGATGCCGATTCGCTGTTCCTGCTCGGCTCCACGACCAAGGGCTTTACCGCCGGCCTGATCGCGAGCCTGGTCGACCAGAACCTGCTGGCCTGGGACACCCTGGTCAAGGACAAGCTCCCGGAATTCCGGATGGCCGACCCCGACGTCACGGCCCAGTTCGCCGTGGACGACCTGCTCGCCCATCGTAGCGGCATGCCCGAGGATGCCCTGACCCTGATGGAATTCCTGAATTACCCCACCCAGACGCGCTTGCGGGGCATGCGCTTCGTGACTCCGGTGACCAGTTTTCGGGCAAGCTACGCCTACCAGAACGTCACCTTCACCACGGCCTCGCGGCTCGCCGAAACCGTGACCGGCCAGAGCTTCGAGGCGAGCCTCAAGGCCAACCTGTTCGACAAGCTGGGCATGACCAGAAGTTGCGCCAGCCAGGCCACGGTGGTCCAGATGGACAACGTGGCCGTCAACCACCTGAAGCTGACCAGCGGCTATTGGCCCATCCCCTCGGACTGGTTCTGGTTCCAGGCCCAGGACCGGGCCATGGGCGCCGTGGCCGTGCGCTCCTCGGCCAACGACCTGGGCCAATGGCTCCGGTTCAACCTGTCCCAGGGGAGGCTGGGCACCAGCCGGGTCGTGGCGCAAGAGGCCATGCGCCACCTGCAGGCGCCCAAGATCCTCATGAACCCGTGGACGAACCTGGGCATGTCGACCCACTGGGGGCCCATGTCCTACTGCTCGGGCTGGATGCGCGTCGACTTCTCCCCCCAGCCGATCCTGTTCCATGAAGGCGCGGCCATGGGCTCGGCCAGCGCCATTTTGCTGGCCCCGGATGCCAACGTCGGCATCGCCGTGCTGTCCAACGTCACCGGCGGGAGCATCCCCGCCGACAAGATCGTGCTCAAATTCTACGAGCTCTATTTCGGCTCCTCGCCGGCGGCCACCCGGCAACTGCTGGGAACGCTCGAGCAGCTGCGCCCCGATGCGCCGGCCCTGGTTTCCGCGCCCGCGGCCCCGGGCGAGGCGGCGACGCCCGCCCGCCCCCTGCCCGCCTATTGCGGAGCCTATTCCAACCCGGCCTACGGCGTTTTTCCGGTGAGCCTCGCCGGCGACCACCTGGAGATGACCATGGGGCCCAATCAATACACGGCCAGCCTGGTGTCCACCGGAGGCGACGCCTTTTCGGCGATCATGCCGGGATACCCGCAGGGCAACGTTCCCCAGATCGTCATGCCCGTGGTCTTCGAGTTCGCCTCCGGCGGCCCCGTCGTGGCCAAGCTGGGCCCCATGTACCACGGCCCCCAGGAGGTCTTCACCCGGATCGCGCCGGGCGTCCCGGCCAATGCGCTGCTGCTCGACCAGAACTGA
- a CDS encoding serine hydrolase: protein MAPRVMQRSNGVFRVCLLAMALLFLPGPARADWIADLEAYAVATMAEAAIPGMAMAIVQNDAVIYAKGFGRLSADPASPLVNADTVFGIGSCSKAFGAVQLAILKDQGRLAWDDLVSKHLPAFQMFNPWVNTQFQVEDLLTHRSGLPAYTMYGMMELGYSTDDMVRGIRFEPPENPDAIFRGTFAYQNVMYTAASKLIEALTGETWAAHLSESIFTPLGMTRSVTTQAEMYAMDNAATGHCLLENGSLWPIPHDWVNGYVMDNQLTAGAIRSSVRDMAQWLRLNLAMGTYAGKRLVETQTMRALQAPKTLVNPWAHGTDSPYWGPVSYADGWFYYGFSPRPFLSHDGTSDGFKTRIGLIPGGSDGYGSAGIVVLTNVGGLSVLDPSAIPPALLDRTLATAKIAFKFYDLYLKRDVPAGEFEKNMARLAAETAKPAAAPAPATGRAAIRPLAAYTGTYLHPAYGPFGVRVSGDHLEVTMGPRHLQTPLLPDVRPDAPPDGFTLHVPGYPDTFEVYPVRFENLSATGPPRMLVKLGPEETFTRIAPHAPVDLLLEGQP from the coding sequence ATGGCACCCCGGGTGATGCAACGAAGCAACGGCGTGTTTCGGGTTTGTTTGCTGGCCATGGCCCTGCTCTTCCTTCCCGGGCCGGCCCGAGCCGACTGGATCGCCGACCTGGAAGCGTATGCCGTCGCCACCATGGCCGAGGCGGCCATCCCCGGCATGGCCATGGCGATCGTGCAAAATGACGCGGTCATCTATGCCAAGGGCTTTGGCCGCTTGTCCGCCGACCCCGCCTCCCCCCTGGTCAACGCCGACACGGTCTTCGGCATCGGCTCCTGCTCCAAGGCCTTTGGCGCCGTCCAGCTGGCCATCCTCAAGGACCAGGGCCGGCTGGCCTGGGATGACCTGGTCAGCAAGCACCTGCCGGCCTTTCAAATGTTCAATCCCTGGGTGAACACGCAATTCCAGGTGGAAGACCTGCTCACCCACCGCAGCGGGCTGCCGGCCTATACCATGTACGGCATGATGGAGTTGGGCTATTCGACGGACGACATGGTGCGGGGCATCCGGTTCGAGCCGCCGGAGAACCCGGACGCCATCTTCCGCGGCACGTTCGCCTATCAAAACGTCATGTACACGGCGGCCTCGAAACTCATCGAGGCCCTGACCGGCGAAACCTGGGCCGCGCATCTTTCCGAGAGCATTTTCACGCCCCTGGGCATGACCCGCAGCGTCACCACCCAGGCGGAAATGTACGCCATGGACAATGCCGCCACCGGGCACTGCCTGTTGGAAAACGGCAGCCTCTGGCCCATCCCCCACGACTGGGTCAACGGCTACGTCATGGACAACCAGCTGACCGCCGGCGCCATCCGCTCCAGCGTCCGGGACATGGCCCAGTGGCTGCGCCTCAACCTGGCCATGGGGACGTATGCCGGGAAACGCCTCGTCGAGACGCAGACCATGCGCGCGCTGCAGGCTCCGAAAACCCTCGTCAACCCCTGGGCCCACGGCACCGACTCGCCCTACTGGGGCCCGGTCTCCTACGCCGACGGCTGGTTCTACTACGGCTTCTCGCCCCGGCCCTTCCTTTCCCACGACGGGACTTCCGACGGGTTCAAGACCCGCATCGGCCTCATCCCCGGGGGCAGCGACGGCTACGGCAGCGCCGGCATCGTGGTGCTCACCAACGTCGGCGGGCTCTCCGTCCTGGACCCGTCCGCGATCCCCCCGGCCCTGCTCGACAGGACCTTGGCCACGGCCAAGATCGCCTTCAAGTTCTACGACCTCTACCTCAAGCGCGACGTGCCGGCCGGGGAGTTCGAAAAAAACATGGCCCGCCTGGCGGCCGAAACCGCCAAGCCCGCCGCCGCCCCGGCCCCGGCCACGGGGCGGGCCGCCATCCGGCCCTTGGCCGCCTATACCGGGACCTACCTCCATCCGGCCTATGGCCCGTTCGGCGTGCGCGTATCGGGCGACCACCTGGAGGTCACCATGGGGCCGCGTCATTTGCAAACCCCGTTGCTGCCCGATGTGCGGCCCGATGCGCCGCCCGACGGGTTCACGCTCCATGTGCCGGGCTACCCGGACACCTTCGAGGTCTATCCGGTGCGTTTTGAAAACCTGTCAGCCACCGGTCCGCCGAGAATGCTCGTGAAGCTCGGGCCCGAGGAGACGTTCACCAGGATCGCCCCCCACGCGCCCGTCGACCTGCTGCTCGAAGGGCAACCTTGA
- a CDS encoding valine--tRNA ligase, whose amino-acid sequence MTSEALPKGYEPADVEARWIAYWQDEKSFTPDPDGPGEPYSIVIPPPNVTGALHMGHALNLTIQDILCRYHRQRGRKVLWVPGTDHAGIATQNVVERSLAAEGKSREELGREAFVERVWEWRAQYGGKILNQIKRIGASVDWTRERFTFDEGLSRAVREVFVRLYEEGLLYRGDYIINWCPRCHTALADLEVEYAPHIGKLYHIRYPVEGTDTFVTIATTRPETLLGDTAVAVHPDDERYKAFVGKYAILPLVGRRIPIIADAYVEREFGTGCLKVTPAHDMNDFELGRKHGLEVISVQDEAGRINENAPEKYRGLDRLAARKAVVDDLKDLTLLDDIRDYEHNVGECYRCRTVIEPYVSKQWFVKTGPLAKVARQAVERGDTTILPDQWTKTYYDWLDNIRDWCVSRQIWWGHRIPAWTCDACGELIVSRQDPTECPACGGTLLTRDPDVLDTWFSSALWPFSTMGWPDETKELATFYPTSVLVTAFDILFFWVARMMMMGLHFRHEVPFRQVYIHALVRDADGKKMSKSLGNVIDPLLMMDRYGTDALRFTLAAFAAMGRDIKLSEERIEGYRHFVNKIWNAARFALLHLSGGVPDLDPAEAAKAGLCHAYILSRLERLKTTVSSAIEGYQFNEAAQELYGFFWREFCDWYLEMAKVDLGGEDEAKKGAAKRVLATVLAEVLTLLHPFMPFVTQEIWSKLPGTTEPNLARLPFPEARPGLVSEAAEASMELVKAVVVGVRNIRAELNINPGLKLTALVHTEDGKQAAALTANAAMIVFLAKLEAFTAGPDVVAPKASASTAAGTCALFVPLSGAVDFDVEFLRLSKEEVKTVKELTVVEKKLGNDDFVSRAPAEVVAKEREKQEALGERLARLRELKDRIRKLMAE is encoded by the coding sequence ATGACCAGCGAGGCCCTCCCCAAGGGATACGAGCCGGCCGACGTCGAAGCCCGTTGGATCGCGTACTGGCAGGACGAAAAGAGCTTCACCCCGGACCCCGACGGCCCGGGCGAGCCCTACAGCATCGTCATCCCGCCGCCCAACGTCACCGGCGCCCTGCACATGGGCCATGCCCTCAACCTCACCATCCAGGACATCCTGTGCCGCTACCACCGCCAGCGGGGCCGCAAGGTCCTGTGGGTGCCGGGCACGGACCACGCCGGCATCGCCACCCAAAACGTGGTGGAACGGTCGCTGGCCGCCGAGGGCAAATCCCGCGAGGAACTCGGCCGCGAGGCCTTCGTCGAGCGGGTCTGGGAGTGGCGCGCCCAATACGGCGGCAAGATCCTCAACCAGATCAAGCGGATCGGGGCCTCCGTCGACTGGACCCGCGAGCGCTTCACCTTTGACGAAGGGCTGTCGCGGGCCGTGCGCGAAGTCTTCGTGCGCCTCTACGAAGAGGGGCTGCTCTACCGGGGCGATTACATCATCAACTGGTGCCCGCGCTGCCACACCGCCCTGGCCGACCTGGAAGTGGAATACGCGCCGCACATCGGCAAGCTCTACCACATCCGCTACCCCGTGGAGGGCACGGACACCTTCGTCACCATCGCCACCACCCGGCCCGAGACGCTGCTTGGCGACACGGCCGTGGCCGTGCACCCCGACGACGAGCGCTACAAGGCCTTCGTCGGCAAATACGCCATCCTGCCCCTGGTCGGCCGGCGCATCCCGATCATCGCCGACGCCTACGTCGAGCGCGAATTCGGCACCGGCTGCCTCAAGGTCACGCCGGCCCACGACATGAACGACTTCGAGCTGGGCCGCAAACACGGCCTGGAAGTCATTTCCGTCCAGGACGAGGCCGGGCGCATCAACGAAAACGCGCCCGAGAAGTACCGGGGCCTGGACAGGCTGGCCGCGCGCAAGGCCGTGGTCGACGACCTCAAGGACCTGACGCTGCTCGACGACATCCGCGACTACGAGCACAACGTGGGCGAGTGCTACCGCTGCCGCACGGTCATCGAGCCCTATGTCTCCAAACAGTGGTTCGTCAAAACCGGCCCCCTGGCCAAGGTGGCCCGGCAGGCCGTGGAGCGCGGCGACACCACCATCCTGCCCGACCAGTGGACCAAGACCTACTACGATTGGCTCGACAACATCCGCGACTGGTGCGTCTCGCGCCAGATCTGGTGGGGGCATCGCATTCCGGCCTGGACCTGCGACGCCTGCGGCGAGCTCATCGTCTCGCGCCAGGACCCGACCGAATGTCCGGCCTGCGGCGGCACGCTTCTCACGCGCGACCCCGACGTGCTGGACACCTGGTTCTCCTCGGCCCTGTGGCCCTTTTCCACCATGGGCTGGCCCGACGAGACCAAGGAGCTGGCGACCTTCTACCCCACCTCGGTGCTGGTCACGGCCTTCGACATCCTCTTTTTCTGGGTGGCCCGGATGATGATGATGGGCCTGCACTTCCGCCACGAGGTGCCCTTCCGCCAGGTCTACATCCACGCCCTGGTGCGCGACGCCGACGGCAAGAAGATGAGCAAGTCGCTGGGCAACGTCATCGACCCGCTGCTGATGATGGACCGCTACGGCACGGACGCGTTGCGCTTCACCCTGGCCGCCTTCGCCGCCATGGGCCGCGACATCAAGCTGTCCGAGGAGCGCATCGAGGGCTACCGCCACTTCGTCAACAAGATCTGGAACGCGGCCCGGTTCGCGCTCCTGCACCTGTCCGGCGGCGTGCCCGACCTGGACCCGGCCGAGGCGGCCAAGGCCGGGCTGTGCCACGCCTATATCCTTTCGCGCCTGGAGCGGCTCAAAACGACCGTGTCCTCGGCCATCGAGGGCTACCAGTTCAACGAGGCGGCCCAGGAACTCTACGGCTTTTTCTGGCGCGAATTCTGCGACTGGTACCTGGAGATGGCCAAGGTGGACCTGGGCGGCGAGGACGAGGCCAAAAAGGGCGCGGCCAAGCGCGTGCTGGCCACCGTGCTCGCGGAAGTCCTGACCCTCCTGCATCCCTTCATGCCCTTCGTCACCCAGGAGATCTGGAGCAAGCTGCCGGGCACCACCGAGCCCAACCTGGCCCGCCTGCCTTTTCCCGAGGCGCGGCCGGGGCTTGTGTCCGAGGCGGCCGAGGCCTCCATGGAGCTGGTCAAGGCCGTGGTGGTGGGCGTGCGCAACATCCGGGCCGAGCTCAACATCAATCCCGGGCTCAAGCTCACGGCGCTGGTGCATACCGAGGACGGGAAGCAGGCGGCGGCGCTGACGGCCAACGCGGCCATGATCGTTTTCCTGGCCAAGCTGGAGGCGTTCACGGCCGGGCCGGACGTGGTCGCGCCGAAAGCCTCGGCCTCGACGGCGGCCGGCACGTGCGCGCTGTTCGTGCCCCTGTCCGGCGCGGTGGATTTCGACGTGGAGTTTCTGCGGCTGTCCAAGGAAGAGGTCAAAACGGTCAAGGAGCTGACGGTTGTCGAGAAAAAGCTCGGCAACGACGACTTCGTCTCCCGCGCCCCGGCCGAGGTGGTGGCCAAGGAACGCGAGAAGCAGGAGGCGCTGGGCGAACGCCTGGCAAGGCTACGCGAACTCAAGGACCGGATTCGGAAATTGATGGCCGAATAA
- a CDS encoding LysR family transcriptional regulator — protein sequence MEYYHLRTFVAVAEEEHLTRAAERLHASLPAVSAHVKGLEDELGVPLFMRTPRGMRLTGEGRALLAEARQALGSLEAVRERAGALRREVTGLARIGLNNEAARMRVPELLTLLSRRHPGVEVHLVNSSSPRILEAVRQGKLDLGFVYDNIIEPEHEVAATPLEDVPMAVVGPTSWAPRVCEAGWEALAAMPWVWFSERCPFQFLLEEAFSCRDLAINKVMAGDNDATLRTMVAAGLGLTLLRRDDALDAQAAGEVCLWGREGLALGLSLVHRRERAADRVVAAVAGAVAEVWGLPGRRR from the coding sequence GTGGAATACTACCATCTGCGGACTTTCGTGGCCGTGGCCGAGGAAGAGCACCTCACCCGGGCGGCCGAGCGTTTGCACGCCAGCCTGCCGGCGGTCAGCGCCCATGTGAAAGGCTTGGAAGACGAGCTGGGGGTGCCGCTTTTCATGCGCACGCCCCGGGGCATGCGCTTAACCGGCGAGGGCCGGGCGCTTCTGGCCGAGGCCAGGCAGGCCCTTGGCAGCCTGGAGGCCGTGCGCGAGCGCGCCGGGGCGCTGCGGCGCGAGGTCACCGGCCTGGCCCGCATCGGGCTCAATAACGAAGCGGCCCGCATGCGCGTGCCCGAGCTCCTGACGCTCCTGTCACGGCGCCATCCCGGGGTGGAAGTCCATCTGGTCAATTCCAGTTCGCCGCGCATCCTGGAGGCCGTGCGCCAGGGCAAGCTCGACCTGGGCTTCGTCTACGACAACATCATCGAACCGGAGCACGAGGTCGCGGCCACGCCCCTGGAGGACGTGCCCATGGCCGTGGTCGGCCCCACGTCCTGGGCGCCGCGGGTGTGCGAGGCGGGCTGGGAGGCCCTGGCCGCCATGCCCTGGGTCTGGTTTTCGGAGCGCTGTCCGTTCCAGTTCCTGCTGGAGGAGGCGTTTTCCTGCCGCGACCTGGCCATCAACAAGGTCATGGCCGGGGACAACGACGCCACCTTGCGCACCATGGTGGCCGCCGGTCTGGGCCTGACGCTTTTGCGGCGCGACGACGCCCTGGACGCCCAGGCCGCGGGCGAGGTCTGCCTGTGGGGGCGCGAGGGGCTCGCCTTGGGGCTTTCCCTGGTCCATCGGCGGGAGAGGGCCGCGGACCGGGTGGTGGCGGCGGTGGCCGGCGCCGTGGCCGAGGTCTGGGGACTGCCGGGGCGCCGGCGCTGA
- a CDS encoding helix-turn-helix transcriptional regulator — protein MTHDDTPARPGEPAEVAWLRRDGLSAIRAWREHLGVSREELARRLGVAPAAVAQFEAGKARPRAATLKKVAAALDVDWEVLREPA, from the coding sequence ATGACGCATGACGATACACCGGCCCGGCCGGGCGAACCGGCCGAGGTGGCCTGGCTGCGCCGGGACGGCCTGTCGGCCATCCGGGCCTGGCGGGAGCATCTGGGCGTGTCCCGGGAGGAGCTGGCCCGGCGCCTGGGCGTCGCGCCGGCGGCCGTGGCCCAGTTCGAGGCGGGCAAGGCCCGGCCCCGGGCGGCCACCCTCAAGAAGGTCGCCGCCGCCCTGGACGTGGACTGGGAAGTCCTGCGGGAACCGGCGTGA
- a CDS encoding DUF3859 domain-containing protein, with amino-acid sequence MKRLYAFLPILCLLLASCSSTLNFFGFGGKDEKPQEPTIVLVDSGIYDANGGLTLSTTAVPRKLGTTFGMRFRTLKPEGGSSKVKIITASPGIIDPAKNAVVFNTESTVDVATGKEYNCTFTFEKEWEMASGDWTLTAVAEDGSSVKKTFQVYNPQQ; translated from the coding sequence GTGAAACGTCTGTACGCTTTCTTGCCGATTCTATGCCTGCTTCTGGCTTCCTGTTCCTCGACGCTCAATTTCTTCGGCTTCGGCGGCAAGGACGAGAAACCGCAGGAACCGACCATCGTCCTGGTCGACAGCGGCATCTACGATGCCAACGGCGGCCTGACCCTGTCCACCACCGCCGTGCCCCGCAAGCTCGGCACCACCTTCGGCATGCGCTTTCGCACCCTCAAACCCGAGGGCGGCAGCTCCAAGGTGAAAATCATCACCGCCTCGCCGGGCATCATCGATCCGGCCAAAAACGCCGTGGTCTTCAACACCGAGTCCACGGTCGACGTGGCCACGGGCAAGGAATACAACTGCACCTTCACCTTCGAGAAGGAATGGGAAATGGCCAGCGGCGACTGGACGCTGACGGCCGTGGCCGAGGACGGCTCGTCGGTGAAAAAGACGTTCCAGGTCTACAACCCGCAGCAGTAA
- a CDS encoding spore photoproduct lyase family protein, protein MTAPPWNITLLAVDAGVAGSVMAARAAAALPGAARVVLAPGEPLPEAPGGGRALHIKAHKGRFLRPCPATRHYRCCGYQIVHIGENCPMDCSYCILRAYFRDRTLTAFANTEAMFAELGATFGRDRSRLFRVGTGQFADSLALEPITGHTREILGFLKGYDNVTVELKSKTADLSWLAADPRPNRVLPAWSLNAPDIVAGQERGTASLEARLTAARTCVAAGFRVCLHFDPICHYPGWEAGYGATIDMIFDFLAPADIAYMSLGSFRCLPELPGRLLAEGRELPLFMLGEFTLGADGKKRLLRPLRVRQFRFMAERLARHGFTNGLYFCMESDEVWREVFGRTTRDLGGLCAHLLDAARNRGGAPSCSWTTPTS, encoded by the coding sequence ATGACGGCGCCGCCCTGGAACATCACGCTGCTCGCCGTGGACGCCGGGGTGGCCGGCTCGGTCATGGCCGCCCGGGCGGCGGCCGCCCTGCCGGGCGCGGCCCGGGTGGTCCTGGCCCCGGGCGAGCCCCTGCCCGAGGCCCCGGGCGGCGGCCGGGCGCTGCACATCAAGGCCCACAAGGGGCGGTTTCTGCGCCCCTGCCCGGCCACCCGCCACTACCGCTGCTGCGGCTACCAGATCGTGCACATCGGCGAGAACTGCCCCATGGACTGCTCGTACTGCATCCTGCGGGCCTATTTCCGGGACCGCACCCTGACCGCCTTCGCCAATACCGAGGCCATGTTCGCCGAGCTGGGGGCGACCTTCGGCCGCGACCGCAGCCGGCTTTTCCGGGTCGGCACGGGCCAGTTCGCCGACTCGCTGGCCCTGGAGCCCATCACCGGCCACACCCGCGAGATCCTGGGTTTTCTCAAGGGCTATGACAACGTGACCGTGGAGCTCAAGTCCAAGACCGCCGACCTGTCCTGGCTGGCCGCCGATCCCAGGCCCAACCGGGTGCTGCCGGCCTGGTCGCTCAACGCCCCGGACATCGTGGCCGGCCAGGAGCGCGGCACGGCCTCTCTCGAAGCGCGGCTGACGGCGGCCCGAACCTGCGTGGCCGCCGGTTTTCGCGTCTGCCTGCACTTCGACCCCATCTGCCATTATCCGGGCTGGGAAGCGGGCTACGGGGCCACCATCGACATGATCTTCGATTTCCTTGCGCCGGCGGACATCGCCTACATGAGCCTGGGCTCGTTTCGCTGCCTGCCGGAGCTGCCCGGACGCCTGCTGGCCGAGGGGCGGGAGCTGCCGCTTTTCATGCTGGGGGAATTCACCCTCGGCGCCGACGGCAAGAAGCGGCTCTTGCGGCCCCTTCGCGTGCGGCAATTCCGTTTCATGGCCGAGCGCCTGGCCCGGCACGGCTTCACCAACGGCCTCTATTTCTGTATGGAGTCGGACGAGGTCTGGCGCGAGGTGTTCGGGCGCACGACCCGGGATCTGGGAGGCCTTTGCGCCCATCTGCTCGACGCGGCCCGCAACCGTGGAGGTGCGCCGTCATGCTCGTGGACTACGCCGACATCCTGA
- a CDS encoding chromosome partitioning protein ParB, whose translation MQPLFLHPRDLDLDAPHLFWFAPPDAALSQSLASLGQLTPALAFATDGRPILAAGSRRAAALREMRGRALLAVTLDPSDLEPGLAGLPQGLRLGLCYLASNQGRAVTDAMAVAAGRYFTAEGGPEAFERLAAPRLFGEGDRRERLVAQWLRLPPSLDGLLASGHLPLGAAGRLAALDGDALAALAPLLRAVRWSRANLDNALAWLTEAAALAGEGLPAVLGRSGALSLPGRGLSPNDLCAGVLAALRRARYPATTTLEARFSALSRAVTPRGSKVRLTPSQGFEADAVTVTATARSPTELARIAADIAAMAAAPELPRLLTVARNEDGGTPA comes from the coding sequence GTGCAGCCACTCTTTTTACACCCTCGCGACCTGGACCTCGACGCGCCCCACCTGTTCTGGTTCGCGCCGCCCGACGCCGCCCTGAGCCAGTCCCTGGCCAGCCTGGGCCAGCTCACCCCGGCCCTGGCCTTCGCCACCGACGGCCGGCCCATCCTGGCCGCCGGCTCGCGCCGGGCCGCCGCCCTGCGGGAGATGCGCGGCCGCGCGCTGCTCGCCGTGACCCTGGACCCAAGCGACCTGGAACCGGGCCTGGCCGGCTTGCCCCAGGGCCTGCGCCTGGGGCTTTGCTACCTGGCCTCCAACCAGGGACGCGCCGTCACCGACGCCATGGCCGTGGCCGCCGGGCGCTATTTCACGGCCGAGGGCGGCCCCGAGGCCTTCGAACGCCTGGCCGCGCCACGCCTTTTCGGGGAAGGCGACCGCCGGGAACGCCTCGTTGCCCAGTGGCTGCGGCTGCCGCCGTCCCTGGACGGGCTGCTGGCCTCGGGTCACCTGCCGCTCGGCGCGGCGGGGCGGTTGGCGGCCCTGGACGGCGATGCGCTTGCGGCGCTTGCGCCGCTTCTTCGGGCCGTGCGCTGGTCCCGGGCCAACCTCGACAACGCGCTCGCCTGGCTGACCGAGGCGGCGGCCCTGGCCGGGGAAGGCCTGCCCGCCGTCCTGGGCCGGTCCGGGGCCTTGAGCCTGCCCGGCCGGGGGCTTTCGCCCAACGATTTGTGCGCCGGGGTGTTGGCGGCGCTGCGGCGGGCGCGCTATCCGGCCACCACCACCCTGGAGGCCCGGTTTTCGGCCTTAAGCCGGGCCGTCACCCCCCGGGGCAGCAAGGTGCGCCTGACCCCCAGCCAGGGTTTCGAGGCCGACGCCGTGACGGTCACGGCCACGGCCAGGAGCCCGACCGAACTGGCCCGCATCGCCGCCGACATCGCGGCCATGGCCGCCGCGCCCGAACTGCCGCGCCTGCTGACCGTGGCCCGCAACGAGGACGGAGGGACCCCGGCATGA